The Pirellulimonas nuda genome includes a region encoding these proteins:
- a CDS encoding DUF502 domain-containing protein, whose product MHKRLNRLLNFAKTTAIGGVIFLLPLIVIGVLVGQVVPLVIWIAGLIHEYSPLKSAQAYAIAVVAALAIVVALSFAAGLVAQRSIGQQFSSWVEKNLTLLFPRYAIFKQQLAGNLGGGRPEELPKSVLVRVQDATWLGLEMERSEEGWVTVYRPSSPDPWTGSVVLLRAEQVEPIDAEFLRLLTCYEQLGRGSLGVAFPAAAPPPSGE is encoded by the coding sequence ATGCACAAACGCCTGAACCGCCTGCTGAACTTCGCCAAGACCACCGCCATCGGCGGGGTCATCTTTCTGCTGCCGCTGATTGTGATCGGCGTGCTGGTGGGCCAGGTCGTGCCGTTGGTGATCTGGATCGCGGGGTTGATCCACGAGTACTCGCCGCTGAAGTCGGCCCAGGCGTACGCGATCGCGGTTGTCGCGGCCCTGGCGATCGTGGTGGCGTTGAGCTTCGCGGCGGGGCTGGTTGCCCAGCGCTCCATCGGTCAACAGTTCTCAAGCTGGGTAGAGAAGAACCTGACCCTGCTGTTCCCGCGGTACGCCATCTTCAAGCAGCAACTGGCGGGCAACCTGGGTGGCGGCCGGCCCGAGGAGCTCCCCAAGAGCGTGCTGGTGCGCGTGCAAGATGCCACTTGGCTGGGGCTAGAGATGGAACGCAGCGAAGAGGGCTGGGTGACGGTCTACCGGCCCAGCTCGCCCGACCCGTGGACCGGCTCGGTGGTGCTGCTGCGGGCCGAGCAGGTGGAGCCGATCGACGCCGAGTTCCTCCGGCTGCTGACCTGCTACGAGCAATTGGGGCGGGGCTCGCTGGGGGTCGCCTTCCCCGCGGCCGCTCCGCCGCCGAGCGGCGAGTGA
- a CDS encoding SpoIIE family protein phosphatase: MDLTTTAFDPPTLPFSLRAADPAPPVRREDALSTPLSRNDPSHAETRLAAVMRGAANGFHADRAELWLVDHTNRRLDLAQWHSKSAPRFQQRTLALAAADVAAMAGGAVVLEDRAMLREWVMADGRQAAVCVPVASDATIHGTLWISWNTPRAIPDEQVELIEIVGGRLAVELERGVGGDPTAGAIWLPNRPLAEEELDLCGRTDQSLADRSFYDWQMLAGGRMLAVAGCVADGAGAQAGLQRLVAHAARIALRAHADHAATAAELLSAANRTVWQASPGGEGAAVSVALIDSEAWQVSCATAGPTLALRTRTGSIEPLGTEAPPLGWDDQAEFITTHCELGVRESLTLAAGGASLTRPGVMRGVLADHNRLPLEARRTSSASRRLSLLWDAIGGDLQSALVIRRR, encoded by the coding sequence GTGGATCTGACCACCACCGCCTTCGACCCGCCGACGCTGCCGTTCAGTTTGCGAGCGGCCGACCCGGCGCCCCCCGTGCGGCGCGAAGACGCGCTGTCGACCCCGCTCAGCCGCAACGACCCGTCGCACGCCGAGACGCGCCTGGCCGCCGTGATGCGTGGCGCCGCCAACGGGTTCCACGCCGACCGGGCCGAGCTGTGGCTGGTGGACCACACCAACCGCCGGCTCGACCTGGCCCAGTGGCACTCGAAGTCGGCGCCGCGGTTCCAGCAGCGGACGCTGGCCCTGGCGGCGGCCGACGTCGCGGCGATGGCCGGCGGCGCCGTGGTGCTCGAGGACCGCGCGATGCTGCGTGAGTGGGTAATGGCCGACGGCCGCCAGGCCGCGGTGTGCGTGCCGGTGGCCTCCGACGCCACCATCCACGGCACGTTGTGGATTAGCTGGAACACCCCCCGCGCTATCCCGGACGAGCAGGTAGAGCTGATCGAGATCGTCGGCGGCCGGCTGGCGGTAGAGCTAGAACGCGGCGTGGGGGGCGACCCCACCGCGGGCGCCATCTGGCTCCCCAACCGCCCGCTTGCCGAAGAAGAGCTCGACCTCTGCGGCCGCACCGACCAATCGCTCGCCGACCGTTCGTTCTACGACTGGCAGATGCTGGCCGGCGGCCGGATGCTGGCCGTAGCGGGCTGCGTTGCCGACGGCGCCGGCGCCCAGGCCGGCTTGCAACGGCTGGTGGCGCACGCGGCGCGGATCGCGTTGCGGGCCCACGCGGACCACGCGGCCACCGCGGCCGAGCTGCTCTCGGCCGCCAACCGCACGGTGTGGCAGGCCTCGCCCGGCGGCGAAGGGGCGGCCGTGTCGGTGGCGCTCATCGACAGCGAGGCGTGGCAAGTAAGCTGCGCCACGGCCGGGCCGACGCTGGCCCTGCGGACCCGCACCGGTTCGATCGAGCCGCTGGGGACCGAGGCGCCGCCGCTGGGCTGGGACGACCAGGCCGAGTTCATCACCACGCATTGCGAGCTGGGGGTGCGCGAGAGCCTGACGCTGGCCGCCGGCGGGGCGTCGCTGACCCGCCCCGGCGTGATGCGTGGGGTGCTGGCCGACCACAACCGCTTGCCGCTGGAAGCGCGTCGCACCAGCAGCGCCAGCCGCCGGCTGAGCTTGTTGTGGGACGCGATCGGGGGCGACTTGCAGTCGGCGCTGGTGATCCGCAGAAGGTAG
- a CDS encoding CPCC family cysteine-rich protein has translation MIQSSSVCCPCCGHRTLRERGAFEICPVCFWQDDGQDEHNAAESLGGPNEISLSEGRSNYKLFGASRRQDLTHVRLPRPDERVGDA, from the coding sequence ATGATCCAAAGCAGTTCGGTGTGCTGCCCCTGTTGCGGACATAGAACACTACGCGAGCGTGGGGCGTTTGAGATCTGCCCCGTTTGCTTCTGGCAGGATGACGGGCAAGACGAGCACAATGCTGCGGAAAGCTTGGGAGGACCCAATGAGATCAGCCTTTCTGAGGGGCGCAGCAACTACAAACTGTTTGGCGCTTCCCGCCGACAGGACCTTACTCACGTTCGTCTTCCACGCCCCGATGAGCGCGTCGGGGATGCCTAA
- a CDS encoding YhdH/YhfP family quinone oxidoreductase — translation MQDFPAMIVRGDAKNPTMAVERLSLDALPAGDVVVEVEWSSLNYKDALATRAHPGVVRSLPHVPGIDAAGRVVHSDSGEYKAGDAVIVTGHGLGAPSWGGWSRYIRVPAEWVVAMPEGLDARRAMIFGTAGFTAAQCVAAIDKHGILPDAGDVVVTGATGGVGSIAVALLAKLGYRVVAVTGKPDQAEALRALGAAEVVGREAVHDESGASLLKSRWAAAVDTVGGEPLATIVRATQHRGCVACCGLVAGEDLPLTVHPFILRGVTLAGIDSAKCPRGPRLDIWDRLAGPWRVDLPASMVAECGLEELPKRVETILEGEVVGRTLVRLG, via the coding sequence ATGCAAGACTTTCCCGCAATGATCGTCCGCGGCGACGCCAAAAACCCCACCATGGCCGTTGAGCGGCTTTCGCTCGATGCGCTCCCGGCCGGCGACGTGGTGGTGGAGGTGGAGTGGTCCAGCCTCAACTACAAGGACGCGCTCGCTACCCGCGCCCACCCGGGCGTGGTGCGGAGCCTGCCGCACGTGCCGGGCATCGACGCCGCGGGACGCGTGGTGCACAGCGACTCAGGTGAGTATAAGGCCGGCGATGCGGTGATCGTCACCGGCCACGGCCTGGGCGCCCCCAGTTGGGGCGGCTGGTCGCGCTACATCCGCGTGCCGGCCGAGTGGGTCGTCGCGATGCCCGAAGGCCTCGACGCACGGCGGGCCATGATCTTCGGCACCGCCGGCTTTACCGCGGCGCAGTGCGTGGCAGCGATCGACAAGCACGGCATCCTGCCGGACGCTGGCGACGTGGTGGTGACCGGCGCCACGGGGGGCGTTGGATCGATCGCGGTTGCGCTGCTGGCGAAGCTGGGCTACCGCGTGGTAGCCGTGACCGGCAAGCCCGACCAGGCCGAGGCGCTCCGCGCGCTCGGCGCCGCCGAGGTCGTGGGCCGCGAGGCGGTGCACGACGAGTCGGGCGCTTCGCTGCTCAAGTCGCGTTGGGCCGCGGCCGTCGACACCGTGGGGGGCGAGCCGCTGGCGACCATCGTCCGCGCAACCCAGCACCGCGGCTGCGTCGCCTGCTGCGGCTTGGTCGCGGGAGAGGACCTACCGCTAACCGTTCACCCGTTCATTCTGCGCGGCGTGACGCTGGCCGGCATCGATTCGGCCAAGTGCCCCCGCGGGCCCCGGCTCGACATCTGGGACCGGCTGGCGGGGCCGTGGCGGGTTGATTTGCCCGCGTCGATGGTTGCCGAGTGTGGGCTGGAAGAGTTGCCCAAGCGCGTCGAGACCATCCTTGAGGGCGAGGTGGTGGGACGCACGCTGGTGAGGCTGGGCTAG
- a CDS encoding 4a-hydroxytetrahydrobiopterin dehydratase — MAVQTADELTKKKCKPCEGGVEPFDLGEARAQLEKLPGWRLTHDNHRIRKDWVAKDFMAALRFFEECAIVAEKDGHHPDLHIEGYRNVSVELWTHAIGGLSENDFILAAKIDRLPIDLK; from the coding sequence ATGGCCGTCCAAACCGCCGACGAACTCACCAAGAAGAAGTGCAAGCCCTGCGAAGGGGGGGTCGAGCCCTTCGACCTGGGCGAGGCCCGCGCCCAGCTCGAGAAGCTGCCGGGCTGGCGGCTCACCCACGACAACCACCGCATCCGCAAGGACTGGGTGGCCAAGGACTTCATGGCGGCGCTGCGGTTCTTCGAGGAGTGCGCGATCGTCGCGGAGAAGGACGGCCACCACCCCGACCTGCACATCGAGGGCTACCGCAACGTGTCGGTCGAGCTGTGGACCCACGCCATCGGCGGCCTGAGCGAGAACGACTTCATCCTCGCGGCCAAGATCGACCGGCTGCCGATCGACCTGAAGTAG
- a CDS encoding PSP1 domain-containing protein, with the protein MPKYVVRHGVMRHLGVFSSRGSDRFSRGQQVIARTSRGMECGEVLCEATEHVASQMPKDARGGQIVRGATSSDQIELRKLAEQQAVEHETCRQRIEEHALPMKLIDVERLYGGEQVVVYYLSENRVDFRELVKVLKTDFQTRVEMRQIGVRDEAKLLADYGDCGKPVCCNTHLSEMPPVSMKMAKLQKATLDPTKISGRCGRLKCCLRYEYDTYRDIQRDLPRVGAQIVTQRGRAKVLAQQILAGELLIQTEEGLRVVIDASEVLTVLGKPAAGKPQNEGESGGGGRGPAPANAPGARGPNAGAQGGETGANGAAAPADEGPSG; encoded by the coding sequence ATGCCCAAGTACGTTGTCCGCCACGGAGTCATGCGCCACCTGGGGGTGTTTTCCTCCCGGGGGTCCGACCGCTTCTCCCGCGGGCAGCAGGTGATCGCCCGCACCAGCCGCGGGATGGAGTGCGGCGAGGTGCTGTGCGAGGCCACCGAGCACGTCGCTAGCCAGATGCCCAAAGACGCCCGCGGCGGGCAGATCGTCCGCGGCGCCACCAGCAGCGACCAGATCGAGCTGCGCAAGCTCGCCGAGCAGCAGGCCGTTGAGCACGAGACGTGCCGCCAGCGGATCGAAGAGCACGCGCTGCCGATGAAGCTGATCGACGTCGAGCGGCTCTACGGCGGCGAGCAGGTGGTGGTTTACTACCTGTCGGAGAACCGCGTCGACTTCCGCGAGCTGGTGAAGGTGCTCAAGACCGACTTCCAGACCCGGGTCGAGATGCGGCAGATCGGCGTCCGCGACGAGGCGAAGCTGCTGGCCGATTACGGCGACTGCGGCAAGCCCGTCTGCTGCAACACGCACCTGTCGGAGATGCCGCCGGTGTCGATGAAGATGGCCAAGCTGCAGAAGGCGACGCTCGACCCGACCAAGATCTCGGGCCGGTGCGGGCGGCTCAAGTGCTGCCTGCGTTACGAATACGACACCTACCGCGACATCCAGCGCGACCTGCCGCGCGTGGGCGCCCAGATCGTCACCCAGCGGGGGCGGGCCAAGGTGCTGGCCCAGCAGATCCTGGCCGGCGAGCTGCTGATCCAGACCGAGGAGGGGCTGCGGGTGGTGATCGACGCGTCGGAGGTGCTCACGGTGCTCGGCAAACCGGCGGCCGGTAAACCGCAGAATGAGGGAGAATCCGGGGGGGGCGGCAGGGGCCCCGCCCCGGCAAACGCCCCGGGCGCCCGGGGGCCAAACGCGGGGGCGCAAGGGGGCGAAACCGGCGCCAACGGCGCGGCGGCGCCAGCGGACGAGGGCCCGTCGGGCTGA
- a CDS encoding Minf_1886 family protein, whose amino-acid sequence MLEPINPLAELLRRDRRYRADAYFFVFDALRFAQDHLGMGQEAASIPLDDAPDAEAGQSEADDDDFDDAFADEEFDEHDDEDDEDDDDDLMAELDGVLNDEDDDDEHDGSPTGKHVSGQQLCEAIRRYALDQYGLLAKHVLGQWGVRKTDDFGEIVFNLIDIGKMRRTKDDTREDFVDVFDFEEGLVNQFRFRAPEVEATRDDR is encoded by the coding sequence ATGCTCGAACCGATAAATCCATTGGCGGAGCTGTTGCGGCGTGACCGTCGCTACCGCGCCGACGCCTATTTCTTCGTCTTCGACGCCCTCCGCTTCGCCCAGGACCACCTGGGGATGGGGCAAGAAGCAGCGTCGATCCCGCTGGACGACGCGCCCGACGCAGAGGCCGGCCAATCCGAAGCCGACGACGACGACTTCGACGACGCGTTCGCCGACGAGGAGTTCGACGAACACGACGATGAGGACGACGAGGACGATGACGACGACCTGATGGCCGAACTCGACGGCGTGCTGAACGATGAGGATGACGACGACGAGCACGACGGGTCCCCCACCGGCAAGCACGTCAGCGGGCAGCAGCTTTGCGAAGCGATCCGCCGCTACGCCCTCGACCAGTACGGCCTGCTGGCCAAGCACGTGCTGGGGCAGTGGGGCGTCCGCAAGACGGACGACTTCGGCGAGATCGTCTTTAACTTGATCGACATCGGCAAGATGCGTAGAACAAAAGACGACACGCGTGAGGATTTTGTCGACGTTTTTGACTTCGAAGAAGGATTGGTCAATCAGTTCCGCTTCCGTGCGCCGGAAGTCGAGGCGACCAGAGACGACCGATGA
- a CDS encoding prenyltransferase/squalene oxidase repeat-containing protein — protein sequence MQRRAHSSLLALSILATAAAAAHAADPVGRAVSYLRSAQAEDGSFSPQLGPAVTGLVVTGLVKNGRSLEDPMVAKGLGYLLKHAKPDGGIYSDNSKYQNYETCIAIMTLAAANKDGRYDDQIAKAEAFVKDLQWDEDEAHDPSSMAYGGAGYGSHRRPDLSNTAFLMEALQAGGTPADDPAMQKALEFVSRCQNLETEHNTTKYASMVNDGGFYYTCAAGGSSQAGELEGGGLRSYGSMTYAGLKSMIYAGVGPDDPRVKAAQEWIAKNYALDENPGMGTSGLYYYYHTFAKALATLGDAQLTGADGVTHDWRKELTEALAKQQNEDGSWTNANERWLESDPNLSTAYALVALSYCK from the coding sequence ATGCAGCGCCGTGCCCACAGCAGCCTGTTGGCCCTGTCGATCCTCGCTACCGCTGCCGCGGCGGCGCACGCGGCCGACCCGGTCGGCCGGGCCGTCTCCTACCTGCGCAGCGCCCAGGCCGAAGACGGCTCGTTCAGCCCGCAGCTCGGGCCCGCCGTCACGGGGCTGGTGGTGACCGGCCTGGTGAAGAACGGCCGCTCGCTGGAAGACCCGATGGTGGCCAAGGGGCTCGGTTACTTGCTCAAGCACGCCAAGCCCGACGGCGGCATCTACAGCGACAACTCGAAGTACCAGAATTATGAAACTTGCATCGCGATCATGACCCTCGCCGCGGCCAACAAAGACGGCCGGTACGACGACCAGATCGCCAAGGCGGAGGCGTTTGTCAAAGACCTGCAGTGGGACGAGGACGAGGCCCACGACCCGTCGAGCATGGCCTACGGCGGCGCCGGCTACGGCAGCCACCGCCGCCCCGACCTGTCGAACACCGCGTTCTTGATGGAAGCCCTGCAGGCGGGCGGCACGCCGGCCGACGACCCGGCCATGCAGAAGGCGCTGGAGTTTGTCTCCCGCTGCCAGAACCTGGAGACCGAGCACAACACCACCAAGTACGCCTCGATGGTGAACGACGGCGGCTTCTACTACACCTGCGCCGCCGGCGGATCGAGCCAGGCGGGCGAGCTGGAGGGGGGCGGCCTGCGGAGCTACGGCTCGATGACCTACGCCGGCCTCAAGAGCATGATCTACGCCGGAGTCGGCCCGGACGACCCCCGCGTCAAGGCGGCCCAGGAGTGGATCGCCAAGAACTACGCGCTCGACGAGAACCCCGGCATGGGGACCAGCGGCCTGTACTACTACTACCACACCTTCGCCAAGGCGTTGGCGACCCTGGGCGACGCCCAGCTCACCGGCGCAGACGGCGTTACCCACGACTGGCGGAAAGAGCTGACCGAGGCCCTCGCCAAGCAGCAGAACGAAGACGGCAGCTGGACCAACGCCAACGAGCGCTGGCTGGAGAGCGACCCCAACCTCTCCACGGCCTACGCGCTGGTGGCGCTCTCGTACTGCAAGTAG